The Echeneis naucrates chromosome 10, fEcheNa1.1, whole genome shotgun sequence genome has a window encoding:
- the LOC115050468 gene encoding uncharacterized protein LOC115050468, with product MELHCLPSETPSTGSSCSTDPLYDNCPPFAQRGRAREREREMETKVVCPAVTRLPGPCSPLAGLAPAVAEIPTLVGGGRGPGNRPDHSYSSWRGGLRRQSWEAELGASMNRARGGERGGEQGGNRELEDRAYLNQSPNTSQSEQHRSALSLYDNLPEAVTPESFQGVQMETGFQEHVQDQMHQAWAPEHIQGLMESEPVSEQKSPWSSCEIILAENGSTNKDQNSDQYKHEQEPELDQGSCGLMQEDRMLHLQIPLLPHVLTASSPELCPTECKALWPPTEAQHPEQPPWSPKVPPPVPMADPSARALRSILTGLQQQIMRQREDYEERIISLEQRNEELQMEVVRLKTSLAQQRHWYQAIQAKIVESDRARSAAELRNATLQREMEQFFDTFGELNNEAKKTEHILKSF from the exons ATGGAGCTGCACTGTCTTCCTTCTGAGACACCCTCTACAGGCAGCTCCTGCTCAACGGACCCCCTGTACGACAATTGCCCACCTTTTGCCCAGCGAGGGAGGGCCagggaaagggaaagggaaatgGAGACTAAAGTTGTGTGCCCAGCTGTAACCAGACTCCCAGGCCCTTGCAGTCCTCTGGCTGGTCTGGCCCCAGCTGTGGCTGAGATTCCCACGCTAGTCGGTGGGGGAAGAGGGCCTGGCAACAGGCCAGATCACAGCTACAGCAGCTGGAGAGGAGGCCTGAGGAGACAGAGCTGGGAAGCAGAGCTGGGTGCATCTATGAACAGagcgagaggaggagagagaggaggagaacaggGAGGTAACAGGGAGCTTGAGGACAGAGCTTATCTGAACCAGAGCCCCAATACATCACAGAGTGAGCAGCACAGGAGCGCTCTGTCTCTGTATGATAACCTCCCTGAAGCTGTAACCCCTGAAAGCTTCCAGGGTGTTCAAATGGAAACAGGCTTCCAGGAGCATGTGCAGGACCAGATGCATCAGGCATGGGCCCCTGAGCACATCCAGGGACTGATGGAGAGTGAGCCAGTGAGTGAGCAGAAGAGCCCCTGGTCGTCCTGTGAGATCATCCTCGCTGAAAACGGTTCCACTAACAAGGACCAGAATTCAGACCAATACAAGCATGAACAGGAGCCAGAGCTGGACCAAGGATCCTGTGGACTTATGCAGGAGGACCGGATGCTGCATCTGCAGATCCCATTGCTACCTCACGTCCTCACAGCAAGTTCCCCTGAGCTATGCCCAACCGAGTGCAAGGCCCTGTGGCCTCCGACTGAAGCGCAGCACCCAGAGCAGCCCCCCTGGTCTCCAAAGGTGCCCCCTCCTGTGCCCATGGCTGACCCCTCTGCCCGGGCCCTTCGCAGCATCCTGACcggcctccagcagcagataaTGCGACAACGGGAAGATTATGAGGAAAGGATAATAAG CCTAGAGCAGAGGAATGAAGAGCTGCAGATGGAGGTTGTGCGACTGAAAACAAGCCTCGCACAGCAGCGTCACTGGTACCAAGCTATCCAGGCTAAGATAGTGGAGTCGGACAGGGCCCGTTCTGCTGCAGAGTTACGCAATGcaacactgcagagagagatggagcagtTCTTTGACACCTTTGGAGAGCTCAACAATGAGGCCAAGAAGACAGAGCATATTCTCAAGAGCTTTTAA